From a region of the Osmia lignaria lignaria isolate PbOS001 chromosome 10, iyOsmLign1, whole genome shotgun sequence genome:
- the LOC117611837 gene encoding tropomyosin isoform X2 has protein sequence MNAIKKRLQTLKIEKDLAMDRADVCDQQAKEANRREEKLRDEVRELAKKLVQMERDLELSKAQLKKSNRDLEQKERVYIVTQSELAVLNRKMQQCLQNLEKSEERRLTAQAKLAQAMETAEDAKRICKVLENRSKQDEERMDQLMAQLKEARLIAEDADTKSDEISRKLAFVEDELEAAEERVKSSEAKIVEREDELFIVGQSEGGRIQSAIEGIEGEIESCRKEGHHRRKDG, from the exons ATGAACGCGATCAAGAAACGATTGCAAACACTGAAGATTGAGAAGGATCTCGCGATGGACAGGGCTGATGTGTGCGATCAACAGGCGAAGGAGGCGAATCGACGAGAAGAAAAGCTGAGGGACGAGGTCCGGGAACTTGCAAAGAAGCTGGTGCAGATGGAGCGTGATTTGGAACTGAGCAAAGCTCAATTGAAAAAATCGAACAGGGACCTTGAACAGAAAGAAAGAGTGTATATCGTG ACACAGTCAGAATTGGCGGTTTTGAATAGAAAGATGCAGCAATGCTTGCAGAACTTAGAAAAGTCCGAGGAACGTCGTTTGACGGCGCAGGCAAAGCTGGCACAGGCGATGGAAACGGCGGAGGATGCGAAACG tATCTGTAAAGTTTTGGAAAACAGGAGCAAACAGGACGAAGAGAGAATGGACCAGCTGATGGCTCAGCTGAAAGAAGCGAGACTGATCGCTGAAGACGCTGATACAAAGTCGGACGAGATATCTAGAAAATTAGCCTTTGTAGAAGACGAATTGGAGGCTGCTGAAGAGAGGGTGAAATCTAGCGAAGC GAAGATCGTGGAACGAGAGGATGAACTCTTCATCGTTG GCCAATCAGAGGGTGGAAGAATTCAAAGCGCAATTGAAGGAATTGAAGGTGAAATTGAAAGCTGCCGAAAAGAGGGCCATCATCGCAGAAAAGATGGTTAA
- the LOC117611837 gene encoding tropomyosin isoform X1: protein MNAIKKRLQTLKIEKDLAMDRADVCDQQAKEANRREEKLRDEVRELAKKLVQMERDLELSKAQLKKSNRDLEQKERVYIVTQSELAVLNRKMQQCLQNLEKSEERRLTAQAKLAQAMETAEDAKRICKVLENRSKQDEERMDQLMAQLKEARLIAEDADTKSDEISRKLAFVEDELEAAEERVKSSEAKIVEREDELFIVGNILKSLEVSEEKANQRVEEFKAQLKELKVKLKAAEKRAIIAEKMVKVFSKELDAREDFLFREKEKYKYICDDMDSTFAELTGY, encoded by the exons ATGAACGCGATCAAGAAACGATTGCAAACACTGAAGATTGAGAAGGATCTCGCGATGGACAGGGCTGATGTGTGCGATCAACAGGCGAAGGAGGCGAATCGACGAGAAGAAAAGCTGAGGGACGAGGTCCGGGAACTTGCAAAGAAGCTGGTGCAGATGGAGCGTGATTTGGAACTGAGCAAAGCTCAATTGAAAAAATCGAACAGGGACCTTGAACAGAAAGAAAGAGTGTATATCGTG ACACAGTCAGAATTGGCGGTTTTGAATAGAAAGATGCAGCAATGCTTGCAGAACTTAGAAAAGTCCGAGGAACGTCGTTTGACGGCGCAGGCAAAGCTGGCACAGGCGATGGAAACGGCGGAGGATGCGAAACG tATCTGTAAAGTTTTGGAAAACAGGAGCAAACAGGACGAAGAGAGAATGGACCAGCTGATGGCTCAGCTGAAAGAAGCGAGACTGATCGCTGAAGACGCTGATACAAAGTCGGACGAGATATCTAGAAAATTAGCCTTTGTAGAAGACGAATTGGAGGCTGCTGAAGAGAGGGTGAAATCTAGCGAAGC GAAGATCGTGGAACGAGAGGATGAACTCTTCATCGTTGGTAATATATTGAAATCCTTAGAAGTATCCGAAGAAAAG GCCAATCAGAGGGTGGAAGAATTCAAAGCGCAATTGAAGGAATTGAAGGTGAAATTGAAAGCTGCCGAAAAGAGGGCCATCATCGCAGAAAAGATGGTTAAAGTCTTTTCCAAAGAATTGGATGCAAGAGAAG ACTTTCTGTTcagggagaaagagaaatacAAATATATCTGCGACGACATGGACTCCACGTTCGCCGAATTAACTGGATATTAG